A single genomic interval of Psychroserpens sp. NJDZ02 harbors:
- a CDS encoding NifU family protein codes for MTTEELRLNVEKALEEIRPFLQSDGGDITLLSIENNEVKVQLEGACTSCSVNQMTLKSGVEMTIKKYAPQIERVINVG; via the coding sequence ATGACAACAGAAGAGCTAAGACTAAATGTAGAAAAAGCGTTAGAAGAAATTCGTCCTTTTTTACAAAGTGATGGTGGAGATATCACCCTTTTATCGATAGAAAATAACGAAGTAAAAGTGCAGTTAGAAGGCGCGTGTACCTCATGTAGTGTCAATCAAATGACGTTAAAGTCAGGTGTAGAAATGACCATCAAAAAATATGCACCGCAGATAGAGCGTGTCATTAACGTAGGGTAA
- a CDS encoding NAD(P)/FAD-dependent oxidoreductase, whose product MIKTDILIIGAGPTGLFAVFEAGLLKLKCHLIDALPQQGGQCSELYPKKPIYDIPAYPEILAGDLTRKLMEQCKQFEPGFTLGERAETIEKQDDGSFIVTTNKGTQHQAPVVAIAGGLGSFEPRKPKIDNLSDYEDHGVEYIIKEPEFYRDKKVVIAGGGDSALDWSIFLSDIASEVTLIHRRNEFRGHLDSVEKVQELKNAGKINLITPAEVVGVEGNGKVEAIVIKQGEETFTKPCDHFVPLFGLSPKLGPIADWGLEIEKNAIKVNNALDYQTNIPGIYAIGDVNTYPGKLKLILCGFHEATLMCQSAYQIINPGKRYVLKYTTVSGVDGFDGTRKEAPKAVVKAID is encoded by the coding sequence ATGATTAAAACAGACATACTAATAATAGGCGCAGGACCAACAGGTCTTTTCGCAGTGTTTGAAGCAGGATTATTAAAACTTAAATGTCATTTAATAGACGCATTACCGCAACAAGGGGGGCAATGTTCAGAGTTATATCCAAAAAAACCTATTTATGATATTCCTGCATATCCAGAAATTTTAGCGGGTGATTTAACGCGTAAATTAATGGAGCAATGCAAGCAATTTGAACCTGGATTTACTCTGGGAGAGCGTGCAGAGACAATAGAGAAACAAGACGACGGATCGTTTATAGTTACTACAAATAAAGGCACACAACACCAAGCGCCAGTAGTAGCAATTGCAGGTGGACTAGGGAGTTTTGAACCTCGTAAACCTAAAATTGATAACCTATCGGATTATGAAGATCATGGTGTCGAGTATATTATAAAAGAGCCAGAATTTTACCGCGATAAAAAAGTAGTTATTGCGGGTGGAGGAGATTCGGCATTAGACTGGAGTATTTTCCTAAGTGATATCGCGTCAGAAGTTACTTTAATACACAGACGTAATGAGTTTAGAGGTCATTTAGATTCTGTAGAAAAAGTACAAGAACTTAAAAATGCCGGTAAAATTAATCTAATTACACCTGCTGAGGTTGTTGGAGTAGAGGGTAATGGTAAAGTGGAAGCAATTGTCATTAAGCAAGGAGAAGAGACGTTTACAAAACCATGCGATCATTTTGTTCCACTATTTGGTTTATCTCCAAAATTAGGACCAATAGCAGATTGGGGATTAGAGATAGAAAAAAATGCTATTAAAGTTAATAATGCCTTAGACTATCAAACTAACATACCAGGTATTTACGCTATTGGAGATGTTAATACGTATCCAGGGAAATTAAAATTAATCCTTTGTGGATTTCATGAAGCGACATTAATGTGTCAGTCAGCCTATCAAATAATTAACCCAGGAAAACGCTACGTATTAAAATATACAACCGTAAGTGGTGTCGATGGATTTGACGGAACACGTAAAGAAGCACCAAAAGCAGTTGTAAAAGCAATTGATTAA
- a CDS encoding 2Fe-2S iron-sulfur cluster-binding protein — protein sequence MEQDINIKITDRDGVTHEILAPTDMAMNLMEVVRSYELAPEGTIGICGGMAMCASCQCYVLSDTMLPEMQDDEEAMLSEAFDVKDNSRLGCQIQMTPEMEGLEVELAPES from the coding sequence ATGGAACAAGATATAAACATAAAAATAACAGACAGAGACGGTGTCACACACGAGATTTTAGCACCAACAGACATGGCTATGAATTTAATGGAAGTCGTGCGTAGTTACGAGCTTGCTCCAGAAGGGACTATCGGAATCTGTGGCGGTATGGCAATGTGTGCTAGTTGTCAATGTTATGTGTTAAGTGATACAATGCTTCCGGAAATGCAAGATGATGAAGAAGCTATGCTTAGCGAAGCATTTGATGTAAAAGACAATTCAAGATTGGGATGTCAAATTCAAATGACACCAGAAATGGAAGGTTTGGAAGTGGAGTTGGCGCCAGAATCTTAA